From a single Arachis hypogaea cultivar Tifrunner chromosome 3, arahy.Tifrunner.gnm2.J5K5, whole genome shotgun sequence genomic region:
- the LOC112784280 gene encoding transcription factor E2FB isoform X4, translating into MSGTRAPPAAASPSEQIMRRQLPLSTMKPPFAASVDYHRFAPDHLHHNRRTVDHEPEAIVVKSSQLKRKSNTTDFEADSGDRVNHVSMGAANNPFQTPKSGKIGKGGKSSRLTKCNRSGPQTPGPNIAGSPSGNNLTPVGPCRYDSSLGLLTKKFINLIKQAEDGILDLNKAADTLEVQKRRIYDITNVLEGIGLIEKKLKNRIQWKGLDVSRPGEPEDSFSSLQAEVENLTMKECRLDGQIREMQERLSDLSENENSEKLLFVTEEDIKNLPCFQNETLIAIKAPHGTTLEVSDPDEAVDYPQRRYRIVLRSTMGPIDVYLVSQFEEKFEEINGADVAPEFQPTPEFKNHEPTVVVEDNGRDIAVQGQDGQIPSSDFTSTQDFLSGIVKIVPSDVDLVSNGMNWVLFRMIFVQLASML; encoded by the exons GCCCCCGACCACCTCCACCACAACCGCCGAACTGTTGACCACGAACCCGAAGCCATCGTTGTTAAGTCTTCC CAATTGAAGCGGAAGAGTAACACAACAGATTTTGAAGCTGATTCTGGTGATAGGGTGAATCATGTATCCATGGGAGCAGCTAATAATCCTTTTCAGACCCCTAAATCTGGAAAAATAGGGAAGGGTGGCAAATCCTCCAGGCTTACCAAATGCAACAGATCTGGACCTCAAACCCCAGGTCCAAATATTG CAGGATCTCCTTCAGGAAATAATCTCACTCCTGTTGGCCCATGTCGCTATGACAGCTCTTTAG gtcTGTTGACAAAGAAGTTCATCAATTTGATCAAGCAAGCAGAGGATGGTATTCTTGATTTGAATAAAGCTGCTGACACATTAGAG GTACAGAAGAGGAGAATATATGACATAACAAATGTTCTCGAAGGGATTGGCCTTatagaaaagaaactaaaaaacAGAATTCAATGGAA AGGACTTGATGTTTCAAGACCAGGAGAGCCTGAAGATAGTTTTTCTAGTTTACAG GCAGAAGTTGAAAACCTTACCATGAAGGAGTGCCGGTTAGATGGACAAATAAG GGAGATGCAAGAAAGACTAAGTGACCTTAGTGAAAATGAAAATAGTGAAAA ATTGCTTTTCGTCACTGAGGAAGATATAAAGAACTTGCCCTGCTTCCAG AATGAAACCTTGATTGCAATTAAAGCTCCACATGGCACCACTCTGGAGGTTTCAGATCCTGATGAG GCTGTTGATTATCCCCAGAGGAGATACAGGATAGTCCTGAGAAGCACCATGGGCCCAATAGATGTTTACCTTGTTAG TCAGTTTGAAGAGAAGTTTGAGGAGATTAATGGTGCAGATGTTGCACCCGAATTTCAACCGACTCCAGAATTTAAAAACCATGAACCAACTGTGGTTGTAGAGGATAACGGGAGAGACATTGCAGTGCAGGGACAAGATGGTCAAATACCTAGTTCTGATTTTACTTCTACACAAGACTTTCTGAGTGGGATCGTGAAAATTGTTCCTTCAGATGTTGAT CTGGTGTCCAATGGAATGAACTGGGTACTCTTCAGGATGATTTTTGTACAACTCGCGAGCATGCTATAA
- the LOC112784280 gene encoding transcription factor E2FB isoform X7 produces MGAANNPFQTPKSGKIGKGGKSSRLTKCNRSGPQTPGPNIGSPSGNNLTPVGPCRYDSSLGLLTKKFINLIKQAEDGILDLNKAADTLEVQKRRIYDITNVLEGIGLIEKKLKNRIQWKGLDVSRPGEPEDSFSSLQAEVENLTMKECRLDGQIREMQERLSDLSENENSEKLLFVTEEDIKNLPCFQNETLIAIKAPHGTTLEVSDPDEAVDYPQRRYRIVLRSTMGPIDVYLVSQFEEKFEEINGADVAPEFQPTPEFKNHEPTVVVEDNGRDIAVQGQDGQIPSSDFTSTQDFLSGIVKIVPSDVDSHADYWLLSDADVSITDMWRTESGVQWNELGTLQDDFCTTREHAITLTHTSNVNEASTAASNPAGG; encoded by the exons ATGGGAGCAGCTAATAATCCTTTTCAGACCCCTAAATCTGGAAAAATAGGGAAGGGTGGCAAATCCTCCAGGCTTACCAAATGCAACAGATCTGGACCTCAAACCCCAGGTCCAAATATTG GATCTCCTTCAGGAAATAATCTCACTCCTGTTGGCCCATGTCGCTATGACAGCTCTTTAG gtcTGTTGACAAAGAAGTTCATCAATTTGATCAAGCAAGCAGAGGATGGTATTCTTGATTTGAATAAAGCTGCTGACACATTAGAG GTACAGAAGAGGAGAATATATGACATAACAAATGTTCTCGAAGGGATTGGCCTTatagaaaagaaactaaaaaacAGAATTCAATGGAA AGGACTTGATGTTTCAAGACCAGGAGAGCCTGAAGATAGTTTTTCTAGTTTACAG GCAGAAGTTGAAAACCTTACCATGAAGGAGTGCCGGTTAGATGGACAAATAAG GGAGATGCAAGAAAGACTAAGTGACCTTAGTGAAAATGAAAATAGTGAAAA ATTGCTTTTCGTCACTGAGGAAGATATAAAGAACTTGCCCTGCTTCCAG AATGAAACCTTGATTGCAATTAAAGCTCCACATGGCACCACTCTGGAGGTTTCAGATCCTGATGAG GCTGTTGATTATCCCCAGAGGAGATACAGGATAGTCCTGAGAAGCACCATGGGCCCAATAGATGTTTACCTTGTTAG TCAGTTTGAAGAGAAGTTTGAGGAGATTAATGGTGCAGATGTTGCACCCGAATTTCAACCGACTCCAGAATTTAAAAACCATGAACCAACTGTGGTTGTAGAGGATAACGGGAGAGACATTGCAGTGCAGGGACAAGATGGTCAAATACCTAGTTCTGATTTTACTTCTACACAAGACTTTCTGAGTGGGATCGTGAAAATTGTTCCTTCAGATGTTGAT AGCCATGCTGACTACTGGCTTTTATCAGATGCTGATGTTAGCATAACAGACATGTGGAGAACAGAAT CTGGTGTCCAATGGAATGAACTGGGTACTCTTCAGGATGATTTTTGTACAACTCGCGAGCATGCTATAACTCTAACACATACTTCGAATGTAAATGAAGCATCTACTGCAGCATCAAACCCTGCTGGGGGCTGA
- the LOC112784280 gene encoding transcription factor E2FB isoform X1, giving the protein MSGTRAPPAAASPSEQIMRRQLPLSTMKPPFAASVDYHRFAPDHLHHNRRTVDHEPEAIVVKSSQLKRKSNTTDFEADSGDRVNHVSMGAANNPFQTPKSGKIGKGGKSSRLTKCNRSGPQTPGPNIAGSPSGNNLTPVGPCRYDSSLGLLTKKFINLIKQAEDGILDLNKAADTLEVQKRRIYDITNVLEGIGLIEKKLKNRIQWKGLDVSRPGEPEDSFSSLQAEVENLTMKECRLDGQIREMQERLSDLSENENSEKLLFVTEEDIKNLPCFQNETLIAIKAPHGTTLEVSDPDEAVDYPQRRYRIVLRSTMGPIDVYLVSQFEEKFEEINGADVAPEFQPTPEFKNHEPTVVVEDNGRDIAVQGQDGQIPSSDFTSTQDFLSGIVKIVPSDVDSHADYWLLSDADVSITDMWRTESGVQWNELGTLQDDFCTTREHAITLTHTSNVNEASTAASNPAGG; this is encoded by the exons GCCCCCGACCACCTCCACCACAACCGCCGAACTGTTGACCACGAACCCGAAGCCATCGTTGTTAAGTCTTCC CAATTGAAGCGGAAGAGTAACACAACAGATTTTGAAGCTGATTCTGGTGATAGGGTGAATCATGTATCCATGGGAGCAGCTAATAATCCTTTTCAGACCCCTAAATCTGGAAAAATAGGGAAGGGTGGCAAATCCTCCAGGCTTACCAAATGCAACAGATCTGGACCTCAAACCCCAGGTCCAAATATTG CAGGATCTCCTTCAGGAAATAATCTCACTCCTGTTGGCCCATGTCGCTATGACAGCTCTTTAG gtcTGTTGACAAAGAAGTTCATCAATTTGATCAAGCAAGCAGAGGATGGTATTCTTGATTTGAATAAAGCTGCTGACACATTAGAG GTACAGAAGAGGAGAATATATGACATAACAAATGTTCTCGAAGGGATTGGCCTTatagaaaagaaactaaaaaacAGAATTCAATGGAA AGGACTTGATGTTTCAAGACCAGGAGAGCCTGAAGATAGTTTTTCTAGTTTACAG GCAGAAGTTGAAAACCTTACCATGAAGGAGTGCCGGTTAGATGGACAAATAAG GGAGATGCAAGAAAGACTAAGTGACCTTAGTGAAAATGAAAATAGTGAAAA ATTGCTTTTCGTCACTGAGGAAGATATAAAGAACTTGCCCTGCTTCCAG AATGAAACCTTGATTGCAATTAAAGCTCCACATGGCACCACTCTGGAGGTTTCAGATCCTGATGAG GCTGTTGATTATCCCCAGAGGAGATACAGGATAGTCCTGAGAAGCACCATGGGCCCAATAGATGTTTACCTTGTTAG TCAGTTTGAAGAGAAGTTTGAGGAGATTAATGGTGCAGATGTTGCACCCGAATTTCAACCGACTCCAGAATTTAAAAACCATGAACCAACTGTGGTTGTAGAGGATAACGGGAGAGACATTGCAGTGCAGGGACAAGATGGTCAAATACCTAGTTCTGATTTTACTTCTACACAAGACTTTCTGAGTGGGATCGTGAAAATTGTTCCTTCAGATGTTGAT AGCCATGCTGACTACTGGCTTTTATCAGATGCTGATGTTAGCATAACAGACATGTGGAGAACAGAAT CTGGTGTCCAATGGAATGAACTGGGTACTCTTCAGGATGATTTTTGTACAACTCGCGAGCATGCTATAACTCTAACACATACTTCGAATGTAAATGAAGCATCTACTGCAGCATCAAACCCTGCTGGGGGCTGA
- the LOC112784280 gene encoding transcription factor E2FB isoform X3: MSGTRAPPAAASPSEQIMRRQLPLSTMKPPFAASVDYHRFAPDHLHHNRRTVDHEPEAIVVKSSQLKRKSNTTDFEADSGDRVNHVSMGAANNPFQTPKSGKIGKGGKSSRLTKCNRSGPQTPGSPSGNNLTPVGPCRYDSSLGLLTKKFINLIKQAEDGILDLNKAADTLEVQKRRIYDITNVLEGIGLIEKKLKNRIQWKGLDVSRPGEPEDSFSSLQAEVENLTMKECRLDGQIREMQERLSDLSENENSEKLLFVTEEDIKNLPCFQNETLIAIKAPHGTTLEVSDPDEAVDYPQRRYRIVLRSTMGPIDVYLVSQFEEKFEEINGADVAPEFQPTPEFKNHEPTVVVEDNGRDIAVQGQDGQIPSSDFTSTQDFLSGIVKIVPSDVDSHADYWLLSDADVSITDMWRTESGVQWNELGTLQDDFCTTREHAITLTHTSNVNEASTAASNPAGG; this comes from the exons GCCCCCGACCACCTCCACCACAACCGCCGAACTGTTGACCACGAACCCGAAGCCATCGTTGTTAAGTCTTCC CAATTGAAGCGGAAGAGTAACACAACAGATTTTGAAGCTGATTCTGGTGATAGGGTGAATCATGTATCCATGGGAGCAGCTAATAATCCTTTTCAGACCCCTAAATCTGGAAAAATAGGGAAGGGTGGCAAATCCTCCAGGCTTACCAAATGCAACAGATCTGGACCTCAAACCCCAG GATCTCCTTCAGGAAATAATCTCACTCCTGTTGGCCCATGTCGCTATGACAGCTCTTTAG gtcTGTTGACAAAGAAGTTCATCAATTTGATCAAGCAAGCAGAGGATGGTATTCTTGATTTGAATAAAGCTGCTGACACATTAGAG GTACAGAAGAGGAGAATATATGACATAACAAATGTTCTCGAAGGGATTGGCCTTatagaaaagaaactaaaaaacAGAATTCAATGGAA AGGACTTGATGTTTCAAGACCAGGAGAGCCTGAAGATAGTTTTTCTAGTTTACAG GCAGAAGTTGAAAACCTTACCATGAAGGAGTGCCGGTTAGATGGACAAATAAG GGAGATGCAAGAAAGACTAAGTGACCTTAGTGAAAATGAAAATAGTGAAAA ATTGCTTTTCGTCACTGAGGAAGATATAAAGAACTTGCCCTGCTTCCAG AATGAAACCTTGATTGCAATTAAAGCTCCACATGGCACCACTCTGGAGGTTTCAGATCCTGATGAG GCTGTTGATTATCCCCAGAGGAGATACAGGATAGTCCTGAGAAGCACCATGGGCCCAATAGATGTTTACCTTGTTAG TCAGTTTGAAGAGAAGTTTGAGGAGATTAATGGTGCAGATGTTGCACCCGAATTTCAACCGACTCCAGAATTTAAAAACCATGAACCAACTGTGGTTGTAGAGGATAACGGGAGAGACATTGCAGTGCAGGGACAAGATGGTCAAATACCTAGTTCTGATTTTACTTCTACACAAGACTTTCTGAGTGGGATCGTGAAAATTGTTCCTTCAGATGTTGAT AGCCATGCTGACTACTGGCTTTTATCAGATGCTGATGTTAGCATAACAGACATGTGGAGAACAGAAT CTGGTGTCCAATGGAATGAACTGGGTACTCTTCAGGATGATTTTTGTACAACTCGCGAGCATGCTATAACTCTAACACATACTTCGAATGTAAATGAAGCATCTACTGCAGCATCAAACCCTGCTGGGGGCTGA
- the LOC112784280 gene encoding transcription factor E2FB isoform X5 yields MSGTRAPPAAASPSEQIMRRQLPLSTMKPPFAASVDYHRFAPDHLHHNRRTVDHEPEAIVVKSSQLKRKSNTTDFEADSGDRVNHVSMGAANNPFQTPKSGKIGKGGKSSRLTKCNRSGPQTPGPNIGSPSGNNLTPVGPCRYDSSLGLLTKKFINLIKQAEDGILDLNKAADTLEVQKRRIYDITNVLEGIGLIEKKLKNRIQWKGLDVSRPGEPEDSFSSLQAEVENLTMKECRLDGQIREMQERLSDLSENENSEKLLFVTEEDIKNLPCFQNETLIAIKAPHGTTLEVSDPDEAVDYPQRRYRIVLRSTMGPIDVYLVSQFEEKFEEINGADVAPEFQPTPEFKNHEPTVVVEDNGRDIAVQGQDGQIPSSDFTSTQDFLSGIVKIVPSDVDLVSNGMNWVLFRMIFVQLASML; encoded by the exons GCCCCCGACCACCTCCACCACAACCGCCGAACTGTTGACCACGAACCCGAAGCCATCGTTGTTAAGTCTTCC CAATTGAAGCGGAAGAGTAACACAACAGATTTTGAAGCTGATTCTGGTGATAGGGTGAATCATGTATCCATGGGAGCAGCTAATAATCCTTTTCAGACCCCTAAATCTGGAAAAATAGGGAAGGGTGGCAAATCCTCCAGGCTTACCAAATGCAACAGATCTGGACCTCAAACCCCAGGTCCAAATATTG GATCTCCTTCAGGAAATAATCTCACTCCTGTTGGCCCATGTCGCTATGACAGCTCTTTAG gtcTGTTGACAAAGAAGTTCATCAATTTGATCAAGCAAGCAGAGGATGGTATTCTTGATTTGAATAAAGCTGCTGACACATTAGAG GTACAGAAGAGGAGAATATATGACATAACAAATGTTCTCGAAGGGATTGGCCTTatagaaaagaaactaaaaaacAGAATTCAATGGAA AGGACTTGATGTTTCAAGACCAGGAGAGCCTGAAGATAGTTTTTCTAGTTTACAG GCAGAAGTTGAAAACCTTACCATGAAGGAGTGCCGGTTAGATGGACAAATAAG GGAGATGCAAGAAAGACTAAGTGACCTTAGTGAAAATGAAAATAGTGAAAA ATTGCTTTTCGTCACTGAGGAAGATATAAAGAACTTGCCCTGCTTCCAG AATGAAACCTTGATTGCAATTAAAGCTCCACATGGCACCACTCTGGAGGTTTCAGATCCTGATGAG GCTGTTGATTATCCCCAGAGGAGATACAGGATAGTCCTGAGAAGCACCATGGGCCCAATAGATGTTTACCTTGTTAG TCAGTTTGAAGAGAAGTTTGAGGAGATTAATGGTGCAGATGTTGCACCCGAATTTCAACCGACTCCAGAATTTAAAAACCATGAACCAACTGTGGTTGTAGAGGATAACGGGAGAGACATTGCAGTGCAGGGACAAGATGGTCAAATACCTAGTTCTGATTTTACTTCTACACAAGACTTTCTGAGTGGGATCGTGAAAATTGTTCCTTCAGATGTTGAT CTGGTGTCCAATGGAATGAACTGGGTACTCTTCAGGATGATTTTTGTACAACTCGCGAGCATGCTATAA
- the LOC112784320 gene encoding uncharacterized protein, translating to MTTSLLIPLSPCSPILSWGEKSRFRWHAFSFHSLKSKSHVRGFRVSAKEKTEEIKNQSSSSAEDVTKKYGLEAGLWKIFSSKEDGKGNAEQKSKGDQAKELLAKYGGAYLATSITLSLISFALCYALISAGIDVQFLLQKLGISADETGEKVGTFALAYAAHKAASPIRFPPTVALTPVVAGWIGKKFDKDK from the exons ATGACCACATCACTTCTAATTCCATTGTCACCTTGTTCTCCTATACTCAGCTGGGGGGAGAAGAGCAGGTTTAGATGGCATGCTTTTTCGTTTCACTCATTGAAATCTAAATCCCATGTGAGAGGGTTCAGAGTTAGTGCTAAAGAGAAAACAGAGGAAATCAAGAACCAATCATCATCTTCAGCTGAGGATGTCACAAAAAAGTATGGCCTTGAAGCTGGTTTGTGGAAG ATTTTCAGCTCAAAGGAAGATGGGAAGGGTAACGCTGAACAGAAATCAAAGGGTGATCAAGCCAAGGAGTTGCTTGCGAAGTATGGTGGGGCATACCTTGCCACCTCCATTACTCTCTCATTGATCTCTTTCGCTCTATGTTATGCACTAATTAGTGCTGGAATTGATGTCCAATTCTTGCTGCAGAAG TTAGGAATCTCAGCTGATGAGACTGGGGAGAAAGTTGGCACTTTTGCTTTGGCGTATGCAGCGCACAAAGCTGCTTCTCCAATTAGGTTCCCTCCTACCGTAGCTCTTACCCCGGTTGTGGCTGGTTGGATTGGAAAGAAATTTGATAAAGATAAATAG
- the LOC112784280 gene encoding transcription factor E2FB isoform X6 has translation MGAANNPFQTPKSGKIGKGGKSSRLTKCNRSGPQTPGPNIAGSPSGNNLTPVGPCRYDSSLGLLTKKFINLIKQAEDGILDLNKAADTLEVQKRRIYDITNVLEGIGLIEKKLKNRIQWKGLDVSRPGEPEDSFSSLQAEVENLTMKECRLDGQIREMQERLSDLSENENSEKLLFVTEEDIKNLPCFQNETLIAIKAPHGTTLEVSDPDEAVDYPQRRYRIVLRSTMGPIDVYLVSQFEEKFEEINGADVAPEFQPTPEFKNHEPTVVVEDNGRDIAVQGQDGQIPSSDFTSTQDFLSGIVKIVPSDVDSHADYWLLSDADVSITDMWRTESGVQWNELGTLQDDFCTTREHAITLTHTSNVNEASTAASNPAGG, from the exons ATGGGAGCAGCTAATAATCCTTTTCAGACCCCTAAATCTGGAAAAATAGGGAAGGGTGGCAAATCCTCCAGGCTTACCAAATGCAACAGATCTGGACCTCAAACCCCAGGTCCAAATATTG CAGGATCTCCTTCAGGAAATAATCTCACTCCTGTTGGCCCATGTCGCTATGACAGCTCTTTAG gtcTGTTGACAAAGAAGTTCATCAATTTGATCAAGCAAGCAGAGGATGGTATTCTTGATTTGAATAAAGCTGCTGACACATTAGAG GTACAGAAGAGGAGAATATATGACATAACAAATGTTCTCGAAGGGATTGGCCTTatagaaaagaaactaaaaaacAGAATTCAATGGAA AGGACTTGATGTTTCAAGACCAGGAGAGCCTGAAGATAGTTTTTCTAGTTTACAG GCAGAAGTTGAAAACCTTACCATGAAGGAGTGCCGGTTAGATGGACAAATAAG GGAGATGCAAGAAAGACTAAGTGACCTTAGTGAAAATGAAAATAGTGAAAA ATTGCTTTTCGTCACTGAGGAAGATATAAAGAACTTGCCCTGCTTCCAG AATGAAACCTTGATTGCAATTAAAGCTCCACATGGCACCACTCTGGAGGTTTCAGATCCTGATGAG GCTGTTGATTATCCCCAGAGGAGATACAGGATAGTCCTGAGAAGCACCATGGGCCCAATAGATGTTTACCTTGTTAG TCAGTTTGAAGAGAAGTTTGAGGAGATTAATGGTGCAGATGTTGCACCCGAATTTCAACCGACTCCAGAATTTAAAAACCATGAACCAACTGTGGTTGTAGAGGATAACGGGAGAGACATTGCAGTGCAGGGACAAGATGGTCAAATACCTAGTTCTGATTTTACTTCTACACAAGACTTTCTGAGTGGGATCGTGAAAATTGTTCCTTCAGATGTTGAT AGCCATGCTGACTACTGGCTTTTATCAGATGCTGATGTTAGCATAACAGACATGTGGAGAACAGAAT CTGGTGTCCAATGGAATGAACTGGGTACTCTTCAGGATGATTTTTGTACAACTCGCGAGCATGCTATAACTCTAACACATACTTCGAATGTAAATGAAGCATCTACTGCAGCATCAAACCCTGCTGGGGGCTGA
- the LOC112784280 gene encoding transcription factor E2FB isoform X2, whose amino-acid sequence MSGTRAPPAAASPSEQIMRRQLPLSTMKPPFAASVDYHRFAPDHLHHNRRTVDHEPEAIVVKSSQLKRKSNTTDFEADSGDRVNHVSMGAANNPFQTPKSGKIGKGGKSSRLTKCNRSGPQTPGPNIGSPSGNNLTPVGPCRYDSSLGLLTKKFINLIKQAEDGILDLNKAADTLEVQKRRIYDITNVLEGIGLIEKKLKNRIQWKGLDVSRPGEPEDSFSSLQAEVENLTMKECRLDGQIREMQERLSDLSENENSEKLLFVTEEDIKNLPCFQNETLIAIKAPHGTTLEVSDPDEAVDYPQRRYRIVLRSTMGPIDVYLVSQFEEKFEEINGADVAPEFQPTPEFKNHEPTVVVEDNGRDIAVQGQDGQIPSSDFTSTQDFLSGIVKIVPSDVDSHADYWLLSDADVSITDMWRTESGVQWNELGTLQDDFCTTREHAITLTHTSNVNEASTAASNPAGG is encoded by the exons GCCCCCGACCACCTCCACCACAACCGCCGAACTGTTGACCACGAACCCGAAGCCATCGTTGTTAAGTCTTCC CAATTGAAGCGGAAGAGTAACACAACAGATTTTGAAGCTGATTCTGGTGATAGGGTGAATCATGTATCCATGGGAGCAGCTAATAATCCTTTTCAGACCCCTAAATCTGGAAAAATAGGGAAGGGTGGCAAATCCTCCAGGCTTACCAAATGCAACAGATCTGGACCTCAAACCCCAGGTCCAAATATTG GATCTCCTTCAGGAAATAATCTCACTCCTGTTGGCCCATGTCGCTATGACAGCTCTTTAG gtcTGTTGACAAAGAAGTTCATCAATTTGATCAAGCAAGCAGAGGATGGTATTCTTGATTTGAATAAAGCTGCTGACACATTAGAG GTACAGAAGAGGAGAATATATGACATAACAAATGTTCTCGAAGGGATTGGCCTTatagaaaagaaactaaaaaacAGAATTCAATGGAA AGGACTTGATGTTTCAAGACCAGGAGAGCCTGAAGATAGTTTTTCTAGTTTACAG GCAGAAGTTGAAAACCTTACCATGAAGGAGTGCCGGTTAGATGGACAAATAAG GGAGATGCAAGAAAGACTAAGTGACCTTAGTGAAAATGAAAATAGTGAAAA ATTGCTTTTCGTCACTGAGGAAGATATAAAGAACTTGCCCTGCTTCCAG AATGAAACCTTGATTGCAATTAAAGCTCCACATGGCACCACTCTGGAGGTTTCAGATCCTGATGAG GCTGTTGATTATCCCCAGAGGAGATACAGGATAGTCCTGAGAAGCACCATGGGCCCAATAGATGTTTACCTTGTTAG TCAGTTTGAAGAGAAGTTTGAGGAGATTAATGGTGCAGATGTTGCACCCGAATTTCAACCGACTCCAGAATTTAAAAACCATGAACCAACTGTGGTTGTAGAGGATAACGGGAGAGACATTGCAGTGCAGGGACAAGATGGTCAAATACCTAGTTCTGATTTTACTTCTACACAAGACTTTCTGAGTGGGATCGTGAAAATTGTTCCTTCAGATGTTGAT AGCCATGCTGACTACTGGCTTTTATCAGATGCTGATGTTAGCATAACAGACATGTGGAGAACAGAAT CTGGTGTCCAATGGAATGAACTGGGTACTCTTCAGGATGATTTTTGTACAACTCGCGAGCATGCTATAACTCTAACACATACTTCGAATGTAAATGAAGCATCTACTGCAGCATCAAACCCTGCTGGGGGCTGA